Proteins encoded in a region of the Flammeovirga yaeyamensis genome:
- a CDS encoding DcaP family trimeric outer membrane transporter: MKTIQLFLIVSFFFIGDLFSQGFISDQLSKKKNIDEEEVPWEDPSFPGSWPMSGKGNVRMKIGGYMKNDFVYDVNGTRDKTQFLMSTIPVKGEADYGSTGYVSFFSKETRINLDVRSKVSNTPVQMFVEGDFFSSTGNQFRMRHAYLKVGKFTFGQTWTNLTFLETLPFIIDFAAGDALFGGRSNQIRYETNINKNWLFGASIEYLENMGIENPNTLNGVAQAQLPLLSMKFIYSKKNTKLFFGASAAQLNWTGGPEGKNASTPQLDIIFGGRRQINRKNSVSWNVNYGIGSGENILAFIGSNANAVLTQEGELVAMKSFSALVGYTHHWNEKWSSNFSYAYGWLMDIPDSRDPFALKAGGISHINLVWQPLKYFSTGIEYMRGTQRTANSALGTANRFQLMTKFDF, from the coding sequence ATGAAAACTATTCAATTATTTCTCATTGTTAGTTTTTTCTTTATCGGCGATCTGTTTTCTCAAGGCTTTATATCAGATCAACTCTCAAAAAAGAAAAATATTGATGAAGAGGAGGTACCATGGGAAGACCCATCGTTTCCAGGGTCTTGGCCTATGTCAGGAAAAGGAAACGTAAGAATGAAAATTGGGGGCTACATGAAAAACGATTTCGTATATGATGTGAACGGCACCCGAGATAAAACGCAATTTTTGATGTCGACCATTCCTGTGAAAGGGGAGGCAGATTACGGAAGTACCGGATATGTGAGCTTTTTCTCAAAAGAAACAAGAATCAATTTAGACGTCAGAAGTAAGGTGAGTAATACGCCTGTACAAATGTTTGTGGAAGGCGATTTCTTTTCTTCAACAGGAAATCAATTTCGAATGCGACATGCCTATTTAAAAGTGGGGAAATTTACTTTTGGACAAACATGGACCAACCTTACATTCTTGGAGACACTTCCTTTTATTATTGATTTTGCAGCTGGCGATGCCCTTTTTGGAGGTCGTTCTAATCAGATTAGATACGAGACCAATATCAATAAAAATTGGTTGTTTGGAGCAAGTATCGAATACTTGGAAAATATGGGTATCGAAAACCCAAATACCTTAAATGGCGTGGCTCAAGCACAGCTTCCATTACTATCGATGAAATTCATTTACAGTAAGAAAAACACTAAACTATTTTTCGGAGCAAGTGCCGCTCAATTAAATTGGACAGGTGGCCCTGAAGGAAAGAATGCATCCACTCCACAATTGGATATCATTTTTGGTGGACGAAGACAAATAAATAGAAAGAATTCAGTTTCCTGGAATGTCAATTACGGTATTGGATCTGGAGAAAATATTCTGGCTTTTATTGGTAGTAATGCCAATGCAGTTTTAACCCAAGAGGGTGAATTAGTGGCCATGAAATCATTTTCTGCCTTGGTTGGATATACGCATCACTGGAACGAAAAATGGTCTTCCAACTTTTCATATGCCTATGGTTGGCTGATGGACATTCCAGACTCTAGAGATCCATTTGCTTTAAAGGCAGGCGGTATATCTCACATCAACTTGGTTTGGCAACCGCTTAAATATTTCTCTACAGGTATAGAATACATGAGGGGAACACAAAGAACGGCCAATAGTGCTTTAGGAACAGCCAATAGATTTCAGTTAATGACAAAATTTGATTTTTAA